The following proteins are encoded in a genomic region of Stutzerimonas stutzeri:
- the murC gene encoding UDP-N-acetylmuramate--L-alanine ligase, producing MAKSPAAVKAEVRRMRRIRRIHFVGVGGVGMCGIAEVLLNLGYDVSGSDLKASASTERLQSFGAQIFIGHQAGNVAGADVLVVSSAVNAANPEVAFALEQRIPVVPRAEMLAELMRYRHGVAVAGTHGKTTTTSLLASVFAAGGLDPTFVIGGRLTAAGTNAQLGTSRYLIAEADESDASFLHLQPMVAVVTNIDADHMSTYGGDFGKLKRTFVEFLHNLPFYGLAVLCVDDPVVREILPQVGRPITTYGTREDADVRAINIRQEGMRTFFTVLRDGFDALDVSVNMPGKHNVLNALATIAIATDEGIDDEAIVQGLSQFGGVGRRFQVYGELPVDGGSVMLVDDYGHHPREVAAVIQAVRDGWPERRLVMVYQPHRFSRTRDLYDDFVQVLNDANVLLLMEVYPAGEEPIPGADSRHLAHSIRQRGQLDPIYIERGIELAPLVKPLLRPGDILLCQGAGDIGGLAPQLINSPLFAGATNAARKSE from the coding sequence ATGGCTAAATCACCCGCAGCGGTCAAGGCTGAGGTTCGGCGCATGCGTCGTATCCGCCGGATACATTTCGTCGGTGTCGGCGGCGTGGGCATGTGCGGCATCGCCGAAGTGCTGCTCAACCTGGGCTATGACGTCTCCGGTTCCGACCTGAAGGCGTCGGCGAGTACCGAGCGCCTGCAGAGCTTCGGTGCGCAGATCTTCATCGGACATCAGGCAGGCAACGTGGCCGGTGCGGATGTGCTGGTGGTTTCCAGCGCGGTAAACGCAGCGAATCCGGAGGTGGCGTTCGCCCTCGAGCAACGGATCCCGGTGGTGCCGCGTGCGGAGATGCTCGCCGAGCTGATGCGCTATCGCCACGGCGTTGCGGTTGCCGGTACGCATGGCAAGACCACCACGACCAGTCTGCTGGCATCGGTGTTCGCTGCAGGTGGACTCGATCCGACCTTCGTGATCGGCGGCCGCCTGACCGCGGCTGGGACCAATGCCCAGCTGGGCACCAGTCGTTACCTCATTGCCGAAGCGGATGAAAGCGACGCCAGTTTCCTGCACCTGCAGCCGATGGTCGCCGTCGTGACCAACATCGATGCCGACCACATGAGCACCTATGGCGGTGACTTCGGCAAGTTGAAGCGAACCTTCGTCGAGTTTCTGCACAACCTGCCGTTCTATGGGCTGGCCGTACTGTGCGTCGATGACCCGGTGGTGCGCGAAATTCTTCCTCAGGTAGGACGGCCGATCACCACCTACGGTACCCGCGAAGATGCCGACGTTCGCGCGATCAATATCCGCCAGGAAGGGATGCGCACCTTCTTCACCGTGCTGCGCGATGGCTTCGACGCGCTGGATGTCTCGGTCAACATGCCTGGCAAGCACAACGTGCTCAACGCGCTGGCGACGATCGCCATCGCGACCGATGAGGGGATCGATGACGAGGCGATCGTCCAGGGGCTTTCACAATTCGGCGGTGTAGGACGGCGCTTCCAGGTTTATGGCGAGCTGCCAGTGGACGGTGGCAGCGTGATGCTGGTCGACGATTACGGACATCATCCGCGCGAAGTGGCCGCCGTGATCCAGGCCGTGCGCGACGGATGGCCCGAGCGTCGGCTGGTGATGGTCTATCAGCCGCATCGTTTCAGTCGAACCCGCGATCTGTATGACGACTTCGTACAGGTGTTGAACGACGCCAATGTGCTGCTGCTCATGGAAGTCTATCCGGCAGGCGAAGAGCCCATTCCCGGTGCCGACAGCCGTCATCTGGCGCACAGCATCCGCCAGCGTGGCCAGCTCGACCCGATTTACATCGAGCGAGGCATCGAATTGGCGCCACTGGTCAAGCCGCTGCTGCGCCCCGGCGACATCCTGCTTTGCCAAGGCGCTGGCGACATCGGCGGGCTGGCCCCGCAACTCATCAATAGTCCCCTGTTTGCTGGCGCTACCAACGCCGCGAGGAAGAGCGAATGA
- the murG gene encoding undecaprenyldiphospho-muramoylpentapeptide beta-N-acetylglucosaminyltransferase: protein MAANVLIMAGGTGGHVFPALACAHEFQSRGYSVHWLGTPRGIENDVVPAAGLPLHLIQVSGLRGKGVASLLKAPFQLLRSLVQARRLMRQLNPVCVLGLGGYVTGPGGLAAKLAGVPLVIHEQNAVAGTANRSLVPFAQRVCEAFPDTFGASTKRRTTGNPVRHELFLETPRQTLRGRRPRLLVLGGSLGAEPLNKLVPEALAQLPQALRPEVFHQAGKQHAGVTQERYAASGVEAEVAPFIQNMARAYAWADLVICRAGALTVCELAAAGLPSFLVPLPHAIDDHQTRNAEYLAKEGAAVLLPQASTDAAALAAQLTEVMMQPEKLEAMGATARRLARPDATRTVVDVCLEVAHG from the coding sequence ATGGCCGCTAATGTTCTGATCATGGCCGGCGGTACCGGGGGACACGTGTTCCCGGCGCTGGCCTGCGCCCACGAATTTCAAAGTCGCGGCTACAGCGTGCACTGGCTGGGCACGCCGCGCGGCATCGAGAACGACGTGGTGCCAGCGGCGGGGCTGCCATTGCACTTGATTCAAGTGAGCGGGCTGCGCGGCAAAGGTGTGGCGTCCCTGCTTAAAGCGCCGTTCCAGCTACTGCGCTCGCTGGTACAGGCTCGCCGCCTGATGCGCCAGCTGAACCCGGTCTGCGTGCTGGGGCTCGGTGGCTACGTAACCGGACCCGGCGGGCTGGCCGCGAAGCTGGCCGGGGTGCCCTTGGTCATCCACGAGCAGAACGCCGTGGCCGGTACCGCCAATCGCAGCCTGGTGCCCTTCGCCCAGCGGGTGTGCGAGGCGTTCCCGGATACCTTCGGCGCGAGCACCAAGCGCCGCACCACGGGCAACCCGGTGCGTCACGAGCTGTTTCTGGAAACGCCGCGACAGACGTTGCGCGGCCGCCGGCCCCGGCTGCTGGTGCTGGGTGGCAGCCTGGGCGCCGAGCCGCTGAACAAGCTGGTTCCCGAAGCGCTCGCCCAGTTGCCGCAGGCGCTGCGTCCCGAAGTGTTTCATCAGGCGGGCAAGCAGCATGCTGGCGTTACGCAGGAGCGTTATGCCGCCTCGGGCGTCGAGGCCGAGGTTGCGCCGTTCATTCAGAACATGGCGCGTGCCTATGCCTGGGCGGATCTGGTCATCTGCCGCGCCGGTGCGCTGACCGTCTGCGAGCTGGCAGCTGCCGGCCTGCCTTCGTTCCTGGTGCCGCTGCCACATGCGATCGACGATCACCAGACACGCAACGCCGAATACCTGGCGAAGGAAGGCGCAGCCGTTCTTCTTCCCCAAGCAAGTACTGATGCTGCCGCGCTGGCCGCGCAGCTGACCGAGGTCATGATGCAGCCGGAAAAACTCGAGGCCATGGGAGCTACGGCACGTCGCCTGGCTCGTCCTGACGCCACTCGCACCGTCGTCGATGTATGCCTGGAGGTGGCGCATGGCTAA
- the ftsW gene encoding putative lipid II flippase FtsW has protein sequence MLAFLRSAPSPLFSRRGLDLDFPMLAGCLALLGLGLVMITSASSEVAAVNTSNSMYYMVRHLVYVLLGLVAAAAVLLVPISAWQRLDWMLLLGAFALLILVLIPGIGREVNGSMRWIGFGAFNVQPSELAKLFVVVYLAGYLVRRQHEVRESLWGFLKPFLVLLPMAMLLLLEPDFGATVVMMGAAVAMLFLGGVGLIRFTLLVLLAVGAVFVLVQTQEYRLQRLITFTDPWADQYGAGYQLTQALIAFGRGEWIGVGLGNSVQKQFYLPEAHTDFVFSVLAEELGMVGALLTILLFAFVGVRALYIGLAAERARQFFAAYVAWGVSFLWLGQFLINIGVNTGLLPTKGLTLPFLSYGGSSLVVTCASMALLLRIEWESRTVLGSEDAEFSEDDFAEVPAAKGREVAHGR, from the coding sequence ATGCTCGCCTTTCTGCGTAGCGCACCTTCTCCGCTGTTCAGTCGCCGTGGTCTGGATCTCGACTTTCCGATGCTGGCCGGCTGCCTAGCGCTGCTGGGGCTGGGGTTGGTCATGATTACTTCGGCCTCGTCTGAAGTCGCGGCGGTCAATACCAGCAACTCGATGTACTACATGGTTCGCCATCTGGTGTACGTATTGCTTGGGCTGGTCGCGGCAGCGGCCGTATTGCTGGTGCCGATATCGGCCTGGCAGCGGCTGGACTGGATGCTGCTGCTCGGCGCCTTCGCGTTGCTGATCCTGGTGTTGATTCCTGGCATCGGTCGTGAGGTCAACGGTTCCATGCGCTGGATCGGCTTTGGCGCGTTCAACGTGCAGCCGTCGGAGCTGGCCAAGCTGTTCGTCGTCGTCTATCTCGCGGGTTATCTGGTACGTCGACAGCATGAGGTGCGTGAAAGCCTGTGGGGCTTCCTCAAACCGTTCCTCGTCCTGCTGCCGATGGCGATGCTGTTGCTGCTCGAACCCGACTTCGGGGCGACCGTGGTCATGATGGGCGCTGCCGTGGCGATGCTGTTTCTTGGCGGTGTCGGCCTGATCCGGTTCACCCTGCTGGTGTTGCTGGCAGTCGGCGCGGTCTTCGTCCTGGTGCAGACGCAGGAATACCGCCTGCAGCGGTTGATCACCTTTACCGACCCTTGGGCCGATCAATACGGCGCTGGCTACCAATTGACCCAGGCGCTGATTGCCTTTGGCCGTGGCGAGTGGATCGGCGTGGGCCTGGGCAACAGCGTGCAGAAACAGTTCTACCTGCCCGAAGCCCATACCGATTTCGTGTTTTCGGTGCTTGCCGAGGAGCTCGGCATGGTGGGCGCGCTGTTGACCATATTGCTCTTCGCCTTCGTTGGTGTTCGTGCGCTGTACATCGGTCTGGCGGCGGAGCGTGCGCGCCAGTTCTTCGCTGCATACGTTGCCTGGGGCGTCTCCTTCCTCTGGCTTGGGCAGTTCTTGATCAATATCGGCGTGAACACCGGCTTGTTGCCGACCAAGGGCCTGACACTGCCGTTTCTCAGTTACGGCGGCAGTTCGCTGGTGGTGACCTGCGCCAGCATGGCGTTACTGCTGCGCATCGAGTGGGAAAGCCGCACCGTGCTCGGCAGCGAAGACGCCGAGTTCAGCGAGGACGATTTTGCCGAGGTGCCAGCTGCCAAAGGCAGGGAGGTCGCCCATGGCCGCTAA
- the murD gene encoding UDP-N-acetylmuramoyl-L-alanine--D-glutamate ligase — protein MLIASDQFRIVVGLGKSGMSLVRHLASRGLPFAVADTRANPPELATLKAQYPDVEVRCGELDPAFLCRASELLVSPGLPISTPALQAAAAAGVKLLGDIELFAREAKAPIVAITGSNAKSTVTTLVGEMAAAAGRKVAVGGNLGTPALDLLDDEVELYVLELSSFQLETTERLNAEVATCLNVSEDHMDRYDGLPAYHQAKHRIFRGARQVVINRDDRLSRPLIADDVPAWSFGLGKPDFKGFGLFEENGEKYLAFQFDALMPANQLKIRGAHNQSNALAALALGHAVGLPFEPMLATLRSFAGLAHRCQWVGERKGVSYYDDSKATNVGAALAAIDGLGSDIAGELVLIAGGDGKGADFSALHSPVAHHCREVILLGRDAERLAAALAGAAPIHHVQTLEQAVQLAATLAQAGDAVLLSPACASLDMFQNFEDRGRQFAAAVGGLS, from the coding sequence GTGCTCATCGCTTCCGATCAGTTCCGCATCGTCGTCGGTCTCGGCAAGAGCGGTATGTCGCTGGTTCGCCACTTGGCGAGCCGTGGCCTGCCGTTCGCCGTTGCCGATACGCGCGCGAATCCGCCGGAGCTGGCCACTCTGAAGGCGCAGTACCCGGACGTCGAGGTGCGTTGCGGCGAACTCGACCCGGCGTTTCTCTGCCGTGCCAGCGAACTGCTGGTCAGCCCCGGTTTGCCGATCAGCACGCCCGCGTTGCAAGCGGCCGCCGCTGCTGGGGTAAAACTGCTTGGCGATATCGAGCTGTTCGCGCGTGAAGCCAAGGCGCCGATCGTGGCGATCACTGGCTCGAATGCGAAAAGCACCGTGACGACCCTGGTCGGCGAAATGGCTGCTGCAGCGGGTCGCAAGGTTGCCGTCGGTGGCAATCTGGGCACGCCGGCCCTGGATCTGCTCGACGATGAGGTCGAGCTCTACGTCCTGGAATTGTCGAGTTTCCAGCTGGAAACGACCGAGCGCCTGAACGCCGAAGTTGCGACCTGCCTGAATGTCAGCGAAGACCATATGGATCGCTACGATGGCCTGCCCGCCTATCATCAGGCCAAGCATCGAATTTTCCGCGGCGCTCGGCAGGTGGTGATCAACCGCGACGATCGGCTCAGCCGTCCCTTGATTGCCGATGATGTCCCAGCGTGGTCCTTCGGACTCGGCAAGCCCGACTTCAAAGGGTTTGGTTTATTCGAGGAGAACGGCGAGAAATATCTTGCGTTCCAGTTCGATGCGCTGATGCCCGCCAACCAGCTCAAGATCCGCGGTGCTCATAACCAATCCAATGCGCTTGCCGCCTTGGCGCTGGGGCATGCCGTGGGCCTGCCATTCGAGCCCATGCTCGCCACCCTGCGCAGCTTCGCCGGGTTGGCCCACCGCTGTCAGTGGGTCGGCGAGCGCAAGGGCGTCAGTTACTACGATGATTCCAAGGCGACCAATGTCGGAGCCGCGTTAGCAGCCATCGATGGCCTGGGGAGCGACATCGCCGGTGAGCTGGTGCTGATCGCTGGCGGGGATGGCAAGGGGGCTGATTTCTCCGCCCTGCATAGCCCGGTCGCGCATCACTGCCGCGAGGTCATCCTGCTGGGCCGCGATGCTGAGCGTCTTGCCGCGGCACTTGCCGGAGCGGCGCCCATTCATCACGTCCAGACTCTGGAACAAGCTGTACAACTGGCGGCCACGCTCGCACAGGCTGGTGATGCGGTGCTGCTATCGCCGGCCTGCGCTAGCCTCGACATGTTTCAGAACTTCGAAGATCGCGGACGCCAGTTCGCAGCAGCCGTAGGGGGGCTCAGCTGA
- the mraY gene encoding phospho-N-acetylmuramoyl-pentapeptide-transferase, translating into MLLLLAEYLQRFHTGFAVFQYLSLRGILGVLTALVLSLWMGPWLIRTLQMRQIGQSVRTDGPQSHLSKSGTPTMGGALILSAIAISTLLWADLSNRYVWVVLAITLLFGAVGWVDDYRKVIEKNSRGLPSRWKYFWQSVFGLGAAIFLYMTAQTPVETTLILPLLKNIEVPLGIGFVVLTYFVIVGSSNAVNLTDGLDGLAIMPTVMVGGALGIFCYLSGNVNFADYLLIPYIPGAGELIVFCGALIGAGLGFLWFNTYPAQVFMGDVGALALGAALGTIAVIVRQEVVLFIMGGVFVMETLSVMIQVASFKLTGKRVFRMAPIHHHFELKGWPEPRVIVRFWIITVILVLVGLATLKLR; encoded by the coding sequence ATGCTGCTGCTACTCGCCGAGTATCTGCAACGATTCCACACGGGCTTCGCTGTCTTTCAGTACCTGTCGCTGCGTGGAATTCTCGGCGTGCTTACCGCGCTGGTCCTGTCGCTGTGGATGGGCCCCTGGCTGATCCGCACCTTGCAGATGCGCCAGATTGGCCAATCCGTGCGCACCGATGGCCCGCAGTCGCACCTGTCCAAGTCGGGTACGCCAACGATGGGCGGCGCCCTGATCCTCAGCGCGATTGCCATCAGCACCTTGCTCTGGGCCGATCTGTCCAATCGCTATGTCTGGGTCGTTCTGGCCATCACGCTGCTGTTCGGCGCGGTTGGCTGGGTCGACGACTACCGTAAGGTCATCGAAAAGAACTCCCGTGGCCTGCCGAGCCGCTGGAAGTACTTCTGGCAGTCGGTGTTCGGCCTCGGCGCCGCGATCTTCCTTTATATGACCGCGCAGACGCCGGTCGAAACCACCTTGATCCTGCCGTTGCTGAAGAACATCGAGGTTCCGCTGGGCATCGGCTTCGTGGTGCTGACCTATTTCGTCATCGTCGGCTCGAGCAACGCGGTCAACCTCACCGATGGTCTGGACGGCCTGGCGATCATGCCAACGGTCATGGTCGGTGGTGCGCTGGGCATCTTCTGCTATCTGTCCGGCAACGTGAACTTCGCCGACTATCTGCTGATTCCCTATATCCCCGGTGCCGGCGAGCTGATCGTCTTCTGCGGAGCATTGATCGGTGCAGGGCTCGGTTTTCTCTGGTTCAACACCTATCCCGCGCAGGTATTCATGGGGGACGTTGGCGCGTTGGCCCTCGGCGCGGCGCTGGGCACCATCGCGGTAATTGTCCGGCAGGAAGTGGTGCTGTTCATCATGGGCGGGGTGTTCGTGATGGAAACCCTGTCGGTGATGATTCAGGTGGCGTCCTTCAAGCTGACCGGCAAGCGCGTCTTCCGCATGGCGCCGATTCATCACCATTTCGAACTCAAGGGCTGGCCCGAACCGCGGGTCATCGTGCGCTTCTGGATCATCACGGTGATCCTGGTGCTGGTTGGTCTCGCCACGCTGAAATTGAGGTAA
- a CDS encoding UDP-N-acetylmuramoyl-tripeptide--D-alanyl-D-alanine ligase — MLEAMRLSDLVEVLSGQLVGADATFGSVSTDSRAIEPGQLFIALTGPRFDGHAYLADVAGKGAVAALVERPVDGVSLPQLVVADCRIALGRLAAQNRAAFTGPVAAVTGSSGKTSVKELLASILRAAYGFNAVLATRGNLNNDLGAPLTLLELAPQHRAAVIELGASRVGEIAYTVSLTQPDVSLITNAGTAHVGEFGGPEKIVEAKGEILDGLGEHGIAVLNRDDRAYATWEKRAAGKRVVSFAIQSPLADFHPASIAYDLRGCPNFVLDGPTGSVRVQLNLLGRHSVANALAAAAAAHALGVAAEHIVEGLESLQPVKGRGVAQMLSNGVRLIDDTYNANPASICAAIDVLAGFAGRTVLALGDMGELGEWAEQGHREVGSYAVGKVDALFAVGPLMAHAVEAFGAGGRHFANQQDLIEALRLEQGNATTILIKGSRSAAMDKVVAALSASSTENH, encoded by the coding sequence ATGCTTGAAGCCATGCGTCTCAGCGATCTGGTCGAGGTCCTGTCTGGCCAGTTGGTCGGCGCGGACGCGACCTTCGGTTCGGTCAGTACCGATAGCCGCGCCATCGAGCCCGGACAGTTGTTCATCGCGCTGACCGGCCCGCGCTTCGACGGTCACGCCTATCTGGCCGACGTGGCCGGTAAGGGCGCCGTGGCAGCGCTGGTCGAGCGGCCCGTTGATGGGGTTTCGCTGCCGCAACTGGTGGTCGCAGATTGCCGCATAGCCCTGGGCCGTCTGGCGGCGCAAAATCGCGCCGCGTTCACCGGCCCGGTCGCCGCCGTCACCGGCTCCAGCGGCAAGACCAGCGTCAAGGAACTGCTTGCCAGCATTCTGCGCGCGGCCTATGGCTTCAACGCGGTATTGGCGACGCGCGGCAACCTGAACAATGACCTTGGCGCGCCGCTGACGCTGCTCGAGCTGGCTCCCCAACACCGCGCGGCTGTCATCGAGCTGGGCGCTTCGCGTGTTGGCGAGATCGCCTATACCGTCAGCCTGACGCAGCCGGATGTCAGTTTGATTACCAATGCCGGGACCGCCCATGTGGGTGAGTTTGGCGGGCCGGAGAAAATCGTCGAAGCCAAGGGCGAGATTCTCGACGGGCTTGGTGAGCACGGCATCGCTGTGCTCAATCGCGATGATCGGGCCTATGCGACCTGGGAAAAGCGCGCGGCTGGCAAGCGTGTAGTGAGCTTCGCGATCCAGAGCCCGCTGGCGGACTTCCATCCTGCCTCAATCGCTTACGATTTGCGTGGCTGTCCGAATTTCGTGCTGGACGGCCCAACAGGCTCCGTGCGTGTACAACTGAATCTGCTCGGCCGCCACAGTGTCGCCAACGCGCTCGCTGCAGCCGCTGCAGCGCATGCGCTCGGAGTCGCCGCTGAGCACATCGTCGAAGGGCTCGAGAGCCTGCAGCCAGTCAAGGGACGGGGCGTTGCGCAGATGCTCAGCAATGGCGTGCGTCTGATCGACGACACCTACAACGCCAACCCCGCTTCGATTTGCGCCGCCATCGATGTGCTGGCCGGTTTTGCGGGTCGCACCGTGCTGGCGTTGGGGGACATGGGCGAGCTGGGCGAGTGGGCCGAACAAGGCCACCGTGAGGTTGGAAGCTACGCCGTGGGCAAAGTGGACGCGCTGTTCGCAGTGGGACCGTTGATGGCGCATGCCGTCGAGGCGTTCGGTGCTGGCGGCCGTCATTTCGCCAATCAGCAAGACCTGATCGAAGCGTTGCGCCTGGAGCAGGGCAACGCCACCACCATTTTGATCAAGGGATCACGGAGCGCCGCGATGGATAAGGTCGTCGCCGCGCTATCCGCGTCCAGCACGGAGAACCACTGA